The Filimonas lacunae genomic sequence GGCTTTTTCATGGGCAGGCAGGGAGGGGGAATGTATAACAGGTTGCCGCATAGATACAACGCCGGTAACAGGGGCTTGTGGCTGACAAAATGTATTATTGTACATTTGCCATTGAGAAAATCATTTTCCCTGTTGTCAATACCTCCTGCATATAACGAGTCGGCGCTGTTGCATTTAATTGCGGCGGGGGATGAAGCGGCTTTCCGGGAGTTTTTCGAAAGCAACCGGAACAAACTCTACACTTTTATATTCCGTTTTACCAAAACAGCACATGTTACAGAAGAGCTGGTGCAGGATGTTTTTATGCGTTTCTGGACTTACCGTACCAACCTCACTACGGTAGAAAACCCGGCCGGTTACCTTTTTTTTATGGCGCGCAACCGGTGTATCGATTACCTGCGCAAGGTGGCTAACGAAAATGCCATGCTGGAAAAGGTATGGAAACAGATTTCGGAAGCCCAGAACAGCACGGAAGAGCAATTGCAGATGAATGAAGTGCGCCGGCTGATAGATACGGCCCTCAGCCGCCTTTCGGCCCAGAAAAGATCGGTATTTCACCTGAGTCGTTATGAAGGATTATCCACCCGCGAAATTGCGCAACGCTTGCAATTGAGTGAGGGTACGGTGCGGAATATTATGTCAGATGTATTATTGCAGGTGCGAACCTACCTGCAACAGCATAACGTAACCCTGGCCATTGCTTTTGCAATCGTTTTCAACCAGTTATAACTTTTTTAAAACTTTTTTGGATTTCGTCATGACATTTTTTTGCGCCGCCCGTCATTATATATAGAAGGGCGGTGTGCAGCCTTTCAATACATGCTTATGAACCAAACAGGACCGGAACGGGTAACATTTTTAATGCAACAATTTGCC encodes the following:
- a CDS encoding RNA polymerase sigma factor — encoded protein: MSIPPAYNESALLHLIAAGDEAAFREFFESNRNKLYTFIFRFTKTAHVTEELVQDVFMRFWTYRTNLTTVENPAGYLFFMARNRCIDYLRKVANENAMLEKVWKQISEAQNSTEEQLQMNEVRRLIDTALSRLSAQKRSVFHLSRYEGLSTREIAQRLQLSEGTVRNIMSDVLLQVRTYLQQHNVTLAIAFAIVFNQL